A single genomic interval of Cydia splendana chromosome 10, ilCydSple1.2, whole genome shotgun sequence harbors:
- the LOC134794483 gene encoding uncharacterized protein LOC134794483: MALKLPQNRTKNQIKKYDSQDLSQQDNTAEKRKSKLRKRKSWSQQFYELDFYPEINNNIILKKPEMGSYYGPNCVIPNYSLPYTYQWDVITPQINQLYTVPVPTVPLALISPPLPIIPTPVLPYTDVLYTPTYSTVVPYVADNICTALDHIYEPISSFAALTPVTSTDEDNETVDEHDAIESLEYYLTLPKDLFPRAKMLTLDPNPIIDELCKIKDIDKHSAWILDLEFGVPRTPISRPLAVYDVQFNNIHCKNTPGAVHPLFESCSEEFRKIFLFYYDCIVSVWYRGYIHLTNDDSVINFQNWLIVPMQALGMCWP, encoded by the coding sequence ATGGCCCTAAAACTCCCGCAAAACAGAACAAAGAACCAAATAAAAAAGTATGATAGCCAGGATTTATCACAGCAAGACAACACGGCGGAAAAAAGGAAATCCAAATTGCGGAAGAGAAAAAGTTGGTCCCAACAATTTTATGAACTTGACTTTTACCCAGAGATTAATAACAATATAATATTGAAGAAACCCGAAATGGGGAGCTACTACGGTCCTAACTGTGTTATACCAAACTACAGTCTCCCTTACACATATCAATGGGATGTGATTACGCCTCAGATTAATCAGCTGTATACAGTTCCTGTACCGACGGTACCGCTCGCCTTGATATCACCTCCATTACCCATAATACCTACCCCTGTTCTGCCGTACACAGATGTGCTATACACACCTACGTACTCAACGGTCGTGCCATACGTAGCTGATAACATTTGTACGGCTTTGGATCATATTTACGAACCAATCTCGAGTTTTGCGGCGTTAACACCGGTAACATCAACAGATGAAGATAATGAAACGGTAGATGAGCACGACGCTATAGAATCTTTAGAATACTATCTAACATTGCCGAAAGATTTATTCCCAAGAGCGAAAATGCTCACTTTAGATCCGAATCCGATAATTGATGAACTGTGCAAAATTAAAGATATAGATAAGCATTCGGCCTGGATTTTGGACCTCGAGTTTGGCGTACCAAGGACTCCTATCTCCAGACCTTTAGCGGTGTATGATGTGCAGTTTAATAATATTCATTGTAAAAATACTCCAGGCGCTGTTCATCCTTTATTTGAAAGTTGTAGTGAAGAGTTTAGGAAAATATTTCTGTTTTATTATGACTGTATTGTGTCTGTGTGGTATAGAGGTTATATTCATCTTACGAATGATGATTCTGTGATAAACTTCCAGAATTGGTTGATAGTGCCGATGCAAGCACTCGGCATGTGCTGGCCTTAG